The following proteins come from a genomic window of Castor canadensis chromosome 17, mCasCan1.hap1v2, whole genome shotgun sequence:
- the Maz gene encoding myc-associated zinc finger protein isoform X1: MFPVFPCTLLAPPFPVLGLDSRGVGGLMNSFPPPQGHAQNPLQVGAELQSRFFASQGCAQSPFQAAPAPPPTPQAPSAEPLQVDLLPVLAAAQESAAAAAAAAAAAAVVTAPPAAAAASTVDTAALKQPPAPPPPPPPVSAPAAEAAPPAAAATIAAAATAVVAPTSTVAVAPVASALEKKTKSKGPYICALCAKEFKNGYNLRRHEAIHTGAKAGRVPAGAMKMPTMVPLSLLSVPQLSGAAGGGPEAGAGGGSAAVAAGGVVTTTASGKRIRKNHACEMCGKAFRDVYHLNRHKLSHSDEKPYQCPVCQQRFKRKDRMSYHVRSHDGAVHKPYNCSHCGKSFSRPDHLNSHVRQVHSTERPFKCEKCEAAFATKDRLRAHTVRHEEKVPCHVCGKMLSSAYISDHMKVHSQGPHHVCELCNKGFTTAAYLRIHAVKDHGLQAPRADRILCKLCSVHCKTPAQLAGHMQTHLGGAAPPVPGDAPQPQPTC; the protein is encoded by the exons ATGTTCCCCGTGTTCCCTTGCACGCTGCTGGCCCCCCCCTTCCCCGTGCTGGGCCTGGACTCCCGGGGGGTGGGCGGCCTCATGAACTCCTTCCCGCCACCTCAGGGTCACGCCCAGAACCCCCTGCAGGTCGGGGCTGAGCTCCAGTCCCGCTTCTTTGCCTCCCAGGGCTGCGCCCAGAGTCCATTCCAG GCCGCGCCGGCGCCCCCGCCCACGCCGCAGGCCCCGTCGGCCGAGCCGCTCCAGGTGGACCTGCTCCCGGTGCTCGCCGCGGCCCAGGAgtccgccgccgccgctgcggccgctgccgccgccgccgctgtgGTCACCGCACccccggccgccgccgccgcctctaCGGTGGACACAGCGGCCCTGAAGCAGCCGccagcgccgccgccgccgcccccgcccgTGTCGGCGCCCGCCGCCGAGGCCGcgccccccgccgccgccgccaccatcGCCGCCGCGGCCACCGCCGTCGTCGCCCCGACGTCGACGGTCGCTGTGGCCCCCGTCGCGTCCGCTTTGGAGAAGAAGACAAAGAGCAAAGGGCCCTACATCTGCGCCCTGTGCGCCAAGGAGTTCAAGAACGGCTACAATCTCCGTCGGCACGAGGCCATCCACACGGGCGCCAAGGCCGGCCGCGTCCCCGCGGGCGCCATGAAGATGCCCACCATGGTGCCCCTGAGCCTGCTGAGCGTGCCCCAGCTGAGTGGCGCCGCCGGGGGCGGGCCCGAGGCGGGCGCGGGCGGCGGCTCGGCCGCGGTGGCCGCCGGCGGCGTCGTGACCACCACCGCCTCGGGCAAGCGCATCCGCAAGAACCACGCCTGCGAGATGTGCGGCAAGGCTTTCCGCGACGTCTACCACCTGAACCGGCACAAGCTGTCGCACTCGGACGAGAAGCCCTACCAGTGCCCCGTGTGCCAGCAGCGCTTCAAGCGCAAGGACCGCATGAGCTACCACGTGCGCTCACATGACGGCGCTGTGCACAAGCCCTACAACTGCTCCCACTGTGGCAAGAGCTTCTCCCG GCCGGATCACCTCAACAGTCACGTCAGACAAGTGCACTCAACAGAACGGCCCTTCAAATGTGAG AAATGTGAGGCAGCTTTTGCTACGAAGGATCGACTCCGGGCGCACACAGTACGACACGAGGAGAAGGTGCCATGTCACGTGTGTGGCAAGATGCTGAGCTCGGCTTATATTTCGGACCACATGAAGGTGCACAGCCAGGGCCCTCACCATGTCTGTGAGCTCTGCAACAAAG GCTTCACCACGGCAGCATACCTGCGCATCCACGCGGTGAAGGACCACGGGCTCCAGGCCCCGCGGGCTGACCGCATCCTGTGCAAACTGTGCAGCGTGCACTGCAAGACCCCTGCCCAGCTGGCCGGCCACATGCAGACCCATCTGGGGGGGGCCGCCCCCCCTGTCCCGGGTGATGCCCCCCAGCCACAGCCCACCTGCTGA
- the Maz gene encoding myc-associated zinc finger protein isoform X2, giving the protein MFPVFPCTLLAPPFPVLGLDSRGVGGLMNSFPPPQGHAQNPLQVGAELQSRFFASQGCAQSPFQAAPAPPPTPQAPSAEPLQVDLLPVLAAAQESAAAAAAAAAAAAVVTAPPAAAAASTVDTAALKQPPAPPPPPPPVSAPAAEAAPPAAAATIAAAATAVVAPTSTVAVAPVASALEKKTKSKGPYICALCAKEFKNGYNLRRHEAIHTGAKAGRVPAGAMKMPTMVPLSLLSVPQLSGAAGGGPEAGAGGGSAAVAAGGVVTTTASGKRIRKNHACEMCGKAFRDVYHLNRHKLSHSDEKPYQCPVCQQRFKRKDRMSYHVRSHDGAVHKPYNCSHCGKSFSRPDHLNSHVRQVHSTERPFKCEKCEAAFATKDRLRAHTVRHEEKVPCHVCGKMLSSAYISDHMKVHSQGPHHVCELCNKGTGEVCPMAAAAAAAAAAAAAAVAAPPTAVGSLPGAEGVPVSSQPLPSQPW; this is encoded by the exons ATGTTCCCCGTGTTCCCTTGCACGCTGCTGGCCCCCCCCTTCCCCGTGCTGGGCCTGGACTCCCGGGGGGTGGGCGGCCTCATGAACTCCTTCCCGCCACCTCAGGGTCACGCCCAGAACCCCCTGCAGGTCGGGGCTGAGCTCCAGTCCCGCTTCTTTGCCTCCCAGGGCTGCGCCCAGAGTCCATTCCAG GCCGCGCCGGCGCCCCCGCCCACGCCGCAGGCCCCGTCGGCCGAGCCGCTCCAGGTGGACCTGCTCCCGGTGCTCGCCGCGGCCCAGGAgtccgccgccgccgctgcggccgctgccgccgccgccgctgtgGTCACCGCACccccggccgccgccgccgcctctaCGGTGGACACAGCGGCCCTGAAGCAGCCGccagcgccgccgccgccgcccccgcccgTGTCGGCGCCCGCCGCCGAGGCCGcgccccccgccgccgccgccaccatcGCCGCCGCGGCCACCGCCGTCGTCGCCCCGACGTCGACGGTCGCTGTGGCCCCCGTCGCGTCCGCTTTGGAGAAGAAGACAAAGAGCAAAGGGCCCTACATCTGCGCCCTGTGCGCCAAGGAGTTCAAGAACGGCTACAATCTCCGTCGGCACGAGGCCATCCACACGGGCGCCAAGGCCGGCCGCGTCCCCGCGGGCGCCATGAAGATGCCCACCATGGTGCCCCTGAGCCTGCTGAGCGTGCCCCAGCTGAGTGGCGCCGCCGGGGGCGGGCCCGAGGCGGGCGCGGGCGGCGGCTCGGCCGCGGTGGCCGCCGGCGGCGTCGTGACCACCACCGCCTCGGGCAAGCGCATCCGCAAGAACCACGCCTGCGAGATGTGCGGCAAGGCTTTCCGCGACGTCTACCACCTGAACCGGCACAAGCTGTCGCACTCGGACGAGAAGCCCTACCAGTGCCCCGTGTGCCAGCAGCGCTTCAAGCGCAAGGACCGCATGAGCTACCACGTGCGCTCACATGACGGCGCTGTGCACAAGCCCTACAACTGCTCCCACTGTGGCAAGAGCTTCTCCCG GCCGGATCACCTCAACAGTCACGTCAGACAAGTGCACTCAACAGAACGGCCCTTCAAATGTGAG AAATGTGAGGCAGCTTTTGCTACGAAGGATCGACTCCGGGCGCACACAGTACGACACGAGGAGAAGGTGCCATGTCACGTGTGTGGCAAGATGCTGAGCTCGGCTTATATTTCGGACCACATGAAGGTGCACAGCCAGGGCCCTCACCATGTCTGTGAGCTCTGCAACAAAG GTACTGGTGAGGTTTGTCCtatggcagcagcagcagcggcagcGGCAGCAGCAGCGGCAGCGGCAGTCGCAGCCCCTCCCACAGCTGTGGGCTCCCTCCCTGGGGCCGAGGGGGTGCCAGTGAGCTCTCAGCCACTTCCCTCCCAGCCCTGGTGA
- the Prrt2 gene encoding proline-rich transmembrane protein 2 isoform X2, translated as MAASSSEVSEMKGVEESPKTQGEGPGHCEAGTGPLQVPAEVPEQPAILQPGPDSTAAPVHSGPKAGPAPETTETPDGAPETVQATDLSLNTGEELKNSSSPEDTCQEPVSKPEVNKEATAEQGSKQESAAPPKPASEEPAPQLEPQSDPQPVSQPSPKPALQPSPPTQEDPTPEVLTENKVEKQENGAVVPLQAGDGEESPAPQPHSPPSTKPPPANGAPPRVLQQLVEEDRIGRAHSGHPGSPRGSLSRHPSSQLAGPGVEGGEGTQKPRDYIILAILSCFCPMWPVNIVAFAYAVMSRNSLQQGDVDGAQRLGRVAKLLSIVALVGGVLIIIASCVINLGVALTRAEPPAPFLCACVL; from the exons ATGGCAGCCAGCAGCTCTGAGGTCTCTGAGATGAAGGGGGTCGAGGAAAGTCCCAAGACCCAGGGAGAAGGACCTGGCCATTGTGAAGCTGGAACTGGCCCTCTCCAAGTCCCAGCAGAGGTCCCAGAGCAGCCAGCCATTCTGCAGCCAGGTCCAGACTCCACTGCAGCCCCTGTGCACTCAGGGCCCAAGGCTGGTCCAGCCCCTGAAACCACAGAGACCCCAGATGGGGCCCCAGAAACAGTCCAGGCCACAGACCTCAGCTTAAACACAGGAGAGGAATTAAAAAACAGCTCCAGCCCTGAAGATACATGCCAAGAGCCAGTATCCAAACCAGAAGTGAACAAAGAGGCTACTGCAGAACAGGGGTCCAAGCAGGAGTCTGCAGCTCCTCCTAAGCCAGCCTCCGAGGAGCCTGCTCCCCAACTAGAACCCCAGTCAGACCCTCAGCCAGTTTCCCAGCCCTCCCCCAAACCAGCTCTTCAGCCATCACCCCCTACCCAGGAGGACCCCACCCCTGAGGTCCTGACAGAGAATAAGGTGGAAAAGCAAGAGAATGGGGCAGTGGTCCCTTTGCAGGCTGGTGATGGGGAAGAGAGCCCAGCCCCCCAACCTCACTCACCACCTTCAACAAAACCACCCCCAGCCAATGGAGCTCCCCCCAGAGTTTTGCAGCAGCTGGTTGAGGAGGACCGAATAGGAAGAGCTCACAGTGGGCATCCGGGATCTCCCCGAGGTAGCCTGAGCCGCCATCCCAGCTCACAGTTGGCAGGGCCAGGGGTGGAAGGGGGCGAAGGTACCCAGAAACCTCGGGACTACATCATCCTTGCCATCCTGTCCTGCTTCTGCCCCATGTGGCCTGTCAACATCGTGGCCTTCGCCTATGCCGTCATG TCCCGGAACAGCCTGCAGCAGGGGGACGTGGATGGGGCCCAGCGTCTGGGCCGTGTGGCCAAGCTCTTAAGCATCGTGGCGTTGGTGGGGGGGGTCCTCATCATCATCGCCTCCTGTGTCATCAACTTAGGCG TAGCTTTGACTAGAGCGGAACCTCCCGCGCCATTTCTGTGCGCCTGCGTACTGTGA
- the Prrt2 gene encoding proline-rich transmembrane protein 2 isoform X3 codes for MAASSSEVSEMKGVEESPKTQGEGPGHCEAGTGPLQVPAEVPEQPAILQPGPDSTAAPVHSGPKAGPAPETTETPDGAPETVQATDLSLNTGEELKNSSSPEDTCQEPVSKPEVNKEATAEQGSKQESAAPPKPASEEPAPQLEPQSDPQPVSQPSPKPALQPSPPTQEDPTPEVLTENKVEKQENGAVVPLQAGDGEESPAPQPHSPPSTKPPPANGAPPRVLQQLVEEDRIGRAHSGHPGSPRGSLSRHPSSQLAGPGVEGGEGTQKPRDYIILAILSCFCPMWPVNIVAFAYAVMSRNSLQQGDVDGAQRLGRVAKLLSIVALVGGVLIIIASCVINLGALTRAEPPAPFLCACVL; via the exons ATGGCAGCCAGCAGCTCTGAGGTCTCTGAGATGAAGGGGGTCGAGGAAAGTCCCAAGACCCAGGGAGAAGGACCTGGCCATTGTGAAGCTGGAACTGGCCCTCTCCAAGTCCCAGCAGAGGTCCCAGAGCAGCCAGCCATTCTGCAGCCAGGTCCAGACTCCACTGCAGCCCCTGTGCACTCAGGGCCCAAGGCTGGTCCAGCCCCTGAAACCACAGAGACCCCAGATGGGGCCCCAGAAACAGTCCAGGCCACAGACCTCAGCTTAAACACAGGAGAGGAATTAAAAAACAGCTCCAGCCCTGAAGATACATGCCAAGAGCCAGTATCCAAACCAGAAGTGAACAAAGAGGCTACTGCAGAACAGGGGTCCAAGCAGGAGTCTGCAGCTCCTCCTAAGCCAGCCTCCGAGGAGCCTGCTCCCCAACTAGAACCCCAGTCAGACCCTCAGCCAGTTTCCCAGCCCTCCCCCAAACCAGCTCTTCAGCCATCACCCCCTACCCAGGAGGACCCCACCCCTGAGGTCCTGACAGAGAATAAGGTGGAAAAGCAAGAGAATGGGGCAGTGGTCCCTTTGCAGGCTGGTGATGGGGAAGAGAGCCCAGCCCCCCAACCTCACTCACCACCTTCAACAAAACCACCCCCAGCCAATGGAGCTCCCCCCAGAGTTTTGCAGCAGCTGGTTGAGGAGGACCGAATAGGAAGAGCTCACAGTGGGCATCCGGGATCTCCCCGAGGTAGCCTGAGCCGCCATCCCAGCTCACAGTTGGCAGGGCCAGGGGTGGAAGGGGGCGAAGGTACCCAGAAACCTCGGGACTACATCATCCTTGCCATCCTGTCCTGCTTCTGCCCCATGTGGCCTGTCAACATCGTGGCCTTCGCCTATGCCGTCATG TCCCGGAACAGCCTGCAGCAGGGGGACGTGGATGGGGCCCAGCGTCTGGGCCGTGTGGCCAAGCTCTTAAGCATCGTGGCGTTGGTGGGGGGGGTCCTCATCATCATCGCCTCCTGTGTCATCAACTTAGGCG CTTTGACTAGAGCGGAACCTCCCGCGCCATTTCTGTGCGCCTGCGTACTGTGA
- the Prrt2 gene encoding proline-rich transmembrane protein 2 isoform X1, which yields MAASSSEVSEMKGVEESPKTQGEGPGHCEAGTGPLQVPAEVPEQPAILQPGPDSTAAPVHSGPKAGPAPETTETPDGAPETVQATDLSLNTGEELKNSSSPEDTCQEPVSKPEVNKEATAEQGSKQESAAPPKPASEEPAPQLEPQSDPQPVSQPSPKPALQPSPPTQEDPTPEVLTENKVEKQENGAVVPLQAGDGEESPAPQPHSPPSTKPPPANGAPPRVLQQLVEEDRIGRAHSGHPGSPRGSLSRHPSSQLAGPGVEGGEGTQKPRDYIILAILSCFCPMWPVNIVAFAYAVMSRNSLQQGDVDGAQRLGRVAKLLSIVALVGGVLIIIASCVINLGGEWGSGTGRGGMEGLTRAALLTPAPALSCLSSPILCLSFSLPCLCPFLSSPTVYK from the exons ATGGCAGCCAGCAGCTCTGAGGTCTCTGAGATGAAGGGGGTCGAGGAAAGTCCCAAGACCCAGGGAGAAGGACCTGGCCATTGTGAAGCTGGAACTGGCCCTCTCCAAGTCCCAGCAGAGGTCCCAGAGCAGCCAGCCATTCTGCAGCCAGGTCCAGACTCCACTGCAGCCCCTGTGCACTCAGGGCCCAAGGCTGGTCCAGCCCCTGAAACCACAGAGACCCCAGATGGGGCCCCAGAAACAGTCCAGGCCACAGACCTCAGCTTAAACACAGGAGAGGAATTAAAAAACAGCTCCAGCCCTGAAGATACATGCCAAGAGCCAGTATCCAAACCAGAAGTGAACAAAGAGGCTACTGCAGAACAGGGGTCCAAGCAGGAGTCTGCAGCTCCTCCTAAGCCAGCCTCCGAGGAGCCTGCTCCCCAACTAGAACCCCAGTCAGACCCTCAGCCAGTTTCCCAGCCCTCCCCCAAACCAGCTCTTCAGCCATCACCCCCTACCCAGGAGGACCCCACCCCTGAGGTCCTGACAGAGAATAAGGTGGAAAAGCAAGAGAATGGGGCAGTGGTCCCTTTGCAGGCTGGTGATGGGGAAGAGAGCCCAGCCCCCCAACCTCACTCACCACCTTCAACAAAACCACCCCCAGCCAATGGAGCTCCCCCCAGAGTTTTGCAGCAGCTGGTTGAGGAGGACCGAATAGGAAGAGCTCACAGTGGGCATCCGGGATCTCCCCGAGGTAGCCTGAGCCGCCATCCCAGCTCACAGTTGGCAGGGCCAGGGGTGGAAGGGGGCGAAGGTACCCAGAAACCTCGGGACTACATCATCCTTGCCATCCTGTCCTGCTTCTGCCCCATGTGGCCTGTCAACATCGTGGCCTTCGCCTATGCCGTCATG TCCCGGAACAGCCTGCAGCAGGGGGACGTGGATGGGGCCCAGCGTCTGGGCCGTGTGGCCAAGCTCTTAAGCATCGTGGCGTTGGTGGGGGGGGTCCTCATCATCATCGCCTCCTGTGTCATCAACTTAGGCGGTGAGTGGGGGTCTGGGACAGGCAGGGGAGGAATGGAAGGGTTGACAAGGGCAGCTTTACTAACCCCTGCCCCTGCTCTCTCCTGTCTGTCCTCCCCaattctttgtctctctttctccctcccctgtctctgtcctttcctctcctctcccacagTGTATAAGTGA
- the Prrt2 gene encoding proline-rich transmembrane protein 2 isoform X4 — protein MAASSSEVSEMKGVEESPKTQGEGPGHCEAGTGPLQVPAEVPEQPAILQPGPDSTAAPVHSGPKAGPAPETTETPDGAPETVQATDLSLNTGEELKNSSSPEDTCQEPVSKPEVNKEATAEQGSKQESAAPPKPASEEPAPQLEPQSDPQPVSQPSPKPALQPSPPTQEDPTPEVLTENKVEKQENGAVVPLQAGDGEESPAPQPHSPPSTKPPPANGAPPRVLQQLVEEDRIGRAHSGHPGSPRGSLSRHPSSQLAGPGVEGGEGTQKPRDYIILAILSCFCPMWPVNIVAFAYAVMSRNSLQQGDVDGAQRLGRVAKLLSIVALVGGVLIIIASCVINLGVYK, from the exons ATGGCAGCCAGCAGCTCTGAGGTCTCTGAGATGAAGGGGGTCGAGGAAAGTCCCAAGACCCAGGGAGAAGGACCTGGCCATTGTGAAGCTGGAACTGGCCCTCTCCAAGTCCCAGCAGAGGTCCCAGAGCAGCCAGCCATTCTGCAGCCAGGTCCAGACTCCACTGCAGCCCCTGTGCACTCAGGGCCCAAGGCTGGTCCAGCCCCTGAAACCACAGAGACCCCAGATGGGGCCCCAGAAACAGTCCAGGCCACAGACCTCAGCTTAAACACAGGAGAGGAATTAAAAAACAGCTCCAGCCCTGAAGATACATGCCAAGAGCCAGTATCCAAACCAGAAGTGAACAAAGAGGCTACTGCAGAACAGGGGTCCAAGCAGGAGTCTGCAGCTCCTCCTAAGCCAGCCTCCGAGGAGCCTGCTCCCCAACTAGAACCCCAGTCAGACCCTCAGCCAGTTTCCCAGCCCTCCCCCAAACCAGCTCTTCAGCCATCACCCCCTACCCAGGAGGACCCCACCCCTGAGGTCCTGACAGAGAATAAGGTGGAAAAGCAAGAGAATGGGGCAGTGGTCCCTTTGCAGGCTGGTGATGGGGAAGAGAGCCCAGCCCCCCAACCTCACTCACCACCTTCAACAAAACCACCCCCAGCCAATGGAGCTCCCCCCAGAGTTTTGCAGCAGCTGGTTGAGGAGGACCGAATAGGAAGAGCTCACAGTGGGCATCCGGGATCTCCCCGAGGTAGCCTGAGCCGCCATCCCAGCTCACAGTTGGCAGGGCCAGGGGTGGAAGGGGGCGAAGGTACCCAGAAACCTCGGGACTACATCATCCTTGCCATCCTGTCCTGCTTCTGCCCCATGTGGCCTGTCAACATCGTGGCCTTCGCCTATGCCGTCATG TCCCGGAACAGCCTGCAGCAGGGGGACGTGGATGGGGCCCAGCGTCTGGGCCGTGTGGCCAAGCTCTTAAGCATCGTGGCGTTGGTGGGGGGGGTCCTCATCATCATCGCCTCCTGTGTCATCAACTTAGGCG TGTATAAGTGA
- the Pagr1 gene encoding PAXIP1-associated glutamate-rich protein 1, translating to MSLARGHGEIAATTAAPLSEEGEVTSGLQALAVEDTGGPSVSASKAEEEGEGGQEEAEREGSGAEEAQGEASSAGGEEHAEGESEDWCVPCSDEEVEMPADGQAWMPPPSEIQRLYELIAAHGTLELQAEILPRRPPTPEAQSEEERSDEEPETKEEEEEKPHMPTEFDFDDEPMTPKDSLIDRRRTPGSSARSQKREARLDKVLSDMKRHKKLEEQILRTGKDLFSLESEDPNPASPPLRSSGSSLFPRQRKY from the exons ATGTCCCTTGCCCGGGGTCATGGAGAAATTGCAGCCACCACCGCGGCGCCTCTGTCCGAAGAAGGGGAAGTGACTTCCGGCCTCCAGGCTCTGGCCGTGGAGGATACCGGAGGCCCCTCTGTCTCGGCCAGTAAGGCCGAGGAAGAGGGGGAAGGAGGCCAAGAGGAAGCAGAGCGTGAGGGGTCCGGGGCCGAGGAGGCACAAGGAGAAGCCTCCAGCGCTGGCGGGGAAGAGCATGCCGAGGGAGAATCCGAAGACTGGTGCGTGCCCTGCAGCGACGAGGAGGTGGAGATGCCCGCGGATGGGCAGGCTTGGATGCCCCCGCCCTCTGAGATCCAGCGGCTTTATGAACTGATTGCTGCTCACGGTACCCTGGAGCTTCAAGCGGAGATCCTGCCCCGCCGGCCGCCTACGCCGGAGGCCCAGAGTGAAGAGGAGAGATCGGATGAGGAGCCGGAgacaaaagaagaagaggaagaaaa ACCCCATATGCCAACGGAATTTGACTTTGATGATGAGCCAATGACACCGAAGGATTCCCTGATTGACCGGAGACGCACCCCAG GAAGCTCAGCCCGAAGCCAGAAACGGGAGGCCCGCCTGGACAAGGTCCTCTCAGACATGAAGCGACACAAGAAGCTGGAGGAACAGATCCTTCGGACTGGAAAGGACCTTTTCAGCCTGGAGTCAGAGGACCCCAACCCCGCCAGCCCCCCACTTCGGTCCTCGGGAAGTAGTCTCTTCCCTAGGCAGCGGAAGTACTGA